A genome region from Rattus norvegicus strain BN/NHsdMcwi chromosome 17, GRCr8, whole genome shotgun sequence includes the following:
- the Spata31c2l2 gene encoding uncharacterized protein Spata31c2l2 — MLYSTGQWPLSCTSIQKMERFLNLMNSIIYSWVSPSTVDTAMDMIIAILCGAGLFYLLTPFLKKLPVSPSESEMDITEDVKMRQRQKRKKIATLKGCRDAAKNMEETRTPSQPMKIEQLLQDSTPQPWWNPLQKIDHLPLFHVLSYVKFLEYLIHKEFSHIFCGIYTLFSESVVATAHVLRSPSSAEHKTVRFYDTSSLGQAPSQAQGPPECSQEQPLPAQLVTPSSLPVTKAQLMQIFPSSTPIKTPPCFKRQAFGKPRPTSDKGIQVSLSTENHAWQHGQYWKHAEGDDIQNHQAAFTKPTQNLTLHDEAVRSRSILPEHWQMTHKNEGPQNEEKETNVGQGQGTPITFLPSWMVTQLQGNFVAKKDHYCKSRAQLSQTSQHSILNHKSYMWNKMMGTVPMEVPFQDVIEKSETHTTIKKGTGLGGKHLPCPSISTLEKGLKFRNTTLRTDKQFYVNTADNHSYLDSKTERKLQSNCTELPFKPRRKPYLHFLEASDLATPGVPASNLPQVVFPSSTICDSKEEYYSKAAMILENLHHRDPGGTRVENASTARLESALCMHSAAEVQENQRAPQLGASHGPSKAHPDPLKRQLSSQQPDFCLQIQPQQNQTIQGSETGSLQQNTRTKIDKYLPWKGFQYVVTAQPCCRVIVLGQDETGPCSAAKPSNRVEVKEEPSAWTVSLGSSESHNGQAIGIIARDIGSLQSIKYPGHLQTPTLQPSEDSVQIPQSHSKIDLKSKEQAQPWPVSDDPDVPSTVHTAKVSLPSKHWMHSFQNTCQNPVNTLGLGDVSMRRHERVETGEICVPKEKLEVKDFKGFHADEEKQITIRSRAISQGERLGRVSPSIPSSTQIRDTTKAWIPGEGEATWKSSCNNITRTASKYGNVSTKYLGQGDSLENVLHTSGTIQEVVTRNKVIYNTVAEIKSLVNALAQILENTEEYRSKVLGCKVESLTSQLDDPSHSAMSLHETIHSRTENRLSCGHVSPEINSYPFTYTGIEDQLESGIEAQRACGQDLNQGETDNGFDQLPVPKWSDLPSEYRVIGDKQESGLADQRFCDPDNITTNVGMGCWPHSSFEGHNHSFEYKEIRDKQQPEIVHKPLFPHQNMKKGTGCGGSLIPIENCPVKHRGNDCFRTSVAAHQASDTR; from the exons ATGCTATACAGCACAGGTCAGTGGCCTCTGAGCTGCACTTCgattcagaagatggagagatttcTTAATCTGATGAATAGCATTATTTACTCGTGGGTGAGCCCTAGCACTGTAGACACAGCAATGGACATGATCATTGCCATTCTGTGTGGAGCTGGGCTCTTTTACCTATTGACCCCCTTCCTGAAGAAACTCCCTGTGTCACCAAGTGAAAGTGAAATGGACATCACAGAG GATGTGAAGATGAGGCAgagacaaaagaggaagaaaatcgCTACTCTAAAAG GTTGCAGAGATGCTGCAAAGAATATGGAAGAGACCAGGACTCCATCACAACCTatgaaaat CGAGCAACTTCTCCAGGACTCCACACCACAACCCTGGTGGAACCCTCTTCAGAAAATCGATCACCTTCCTCTCTTTCATGTGTTGTCTTATGTCAAGTTCTTGGAGTATCTTATACACAAGGAATTTAGTCACATTTTCTGTGGCATATACACTCTGTTCTCTGAGTCAGTCGTGGCTACTGCCCATGTCCTCAGAAGCCCTTCCTCAGCAGAACATAAAACCGTGAGGTTTTATGATACCAGTAGCCTTGGCCAAGCTCCTTCCCAGGCTCAAGGACCTCCAGAGTGTTCACAAGAACAGCCATTGCCTGCACAACTTGTGACACCAAGCTCGTTACCTGTGACAAAGGCCCAACTAATGCAAATTTTCCCAAGCTCTACACCAATCAAAACACCTCCTTGTTTCAAGAGGCAGGCCTTTGGAAAACCACGTCCTACCAGTGACAAAGGTATACAGGTATCCCTATCAACGGAAAACCATGCCTGGCAACATGGACAATATTGGAAACACGCCGAAGGTGATGATATCCAAAATCATCAGGCTGCGTTTACGAAACCGACTCAAAACTTGACCCTACATGATGAGGCTGTCAGGTCCCGCTCCATTCTTCCTGAGCATTGGCAGATGACCCACAAGAATGAGGGGCCacagaatgaagaaaaggaaactaaTGTGGGACAAGGACAAGGAACCCCCATCACATTCCTCCCATCCTGGATGGTGACCCAGCTTCAGGGAAATTTTGTAGCAAAAAAAGATCATTATTGCAAGAGCAGGGCTCAACTCTCCCAAACTTCTCAGCACTCCATCCTCAACCACAAAAGCTACATGTGGAACAAAATGATGGGGACTGTGCCCATGGAGGTACCCTTTCAGGATGTCATAGAAAAGAGTGAAACACATACCACCATCAAGAAGGGAACTGGTTTAGGGGGCAAACACCTGCCTTGCCCTTCCATCAGCACCCTTGAGAAGGGGCTGAAATTCAGGAACACCACATTAAGGACAGACAAGCAGTTTTATGTAAACACTGCTGACAATCATTCCTACCTTGATTCAAAAACTGAAAGGAAGCTGCAGTCAAATTGTACAGAACTTCCATTCAAACCCAGAAGGAAACCATATCTGCATTTCCTTGAGGCAAGCGATCTCGCCACACCTGGAGTTCCAGCCTCAAACCTTCCCCAGGTTGTGTTTCCCTCCTCAACCATCTGTGATTCCAAGGAGGAGTACTATTCCAAGGCTGCCATGATCCTGGAAAATTTGCATCACCGGGACCCAGGAGGGACAAGGGTAGAAAATGCCTCAACTGCCAGGCTAGAGAGTGCTCTGTGTATGCACTCAGCTGCAGAGGTGCAGGAGAACCAAAGAGCCCCTCAACTTGGTGCCAGTCATGGGCCCTCAAAAGCTCATCCAGATCCACTGAAGAGACAACTGAGTAGTCAGCAACCTGATTTCTGCCTCCAGATTCAACCCCAGCAGAACCAGACCATCCAAGGAAGTGAAACAGGCAGTCTCCAACaaaatacaaggacaaaaatCGACAAGTATCTACCATGGAAGGGGTTTCAGTATGTGGTCACAGCTCAACCCTGCTGTCGTGTGATAGTGCTTGGTCAGGATGAAACCGGCCCATGCTCAGCAGCCAAACCAAGCAACAGAGTGGAGGTGAAAGAAGAGCCATCTGCATGGACAGTGAGTCTGGGATCCAGTGAGAGTCACAATGGCCAAGCTATCGGTATCATTGCCAGGGACATTGGGTCTTTACAGTCCATCAAATATCCTGGTCATCTGCAAACACCTACCCTACAGCCCTCAGAGGACTCAGTACAAATACCACAATCACACAGTAAGATAGACCTGAAATCAAAGGAGCAGGCACAGCCCTGGCCTGTGAGTGACGATCCAGATGTCCCCAGTACAGTACACACTGCCAAGGTCAGCTTGCCTTCAAAACACTGGATGCATAGCTTCCAGAATACATGCCAAAACCCCGTAAACACCCTGGGTTTAGGTGATGTCTCCATGAGGAGACATGAGAGGGTAGAAACTGGAGAGATATGTGTCCCAAAGGAAAAACTTGAAGTGAAAGATTTCAAGGGGTTCCATGCCGATGAAGAGAAGCAGATTACTATAAGATCTAGAGCCATAAGCCAGGGAGAAAGGCTTGGGAGAGTAAGTCCTTCCATCCCAAGCTCCACCCAGATCAGGGATACAACCAAGGCTTGGATACCAGGGGAAGGGGAGGCTACTTGGAAGAGCTCTTGCAATAACATCACAAGGACTGCTTCAAAATATGGAAACGTCAGCACAAAATACTTAGGGCAAGGGGATTCCTTAGAGAATGTTCTCCACACATCAGGTACAATACAGGAGGTGGTAACAAGAAACAAGGTCATCTACAATACAGTAGCTGAAATAAAATCACTTGTGAATGCTCTGGCCCAGATCCTAGAAAACACTGAAGAGTACCGATCAAAGGTACTAGGGTGTAAAGTGGAATCCCTGACATCCCAGCTGGATGACCCATCCCACTCTGCTATGAGTCTGCATGAAACAATCCATAGCAGAACAGAAAACAGATTGAGCTGTGGCCATGTCAGCCCTGAGATCAATAGTTATCCCTTCACATATACGGGGATTGAAGACCAACTAGAGTCAGGGATTGAAGCCCAGAGAGCCTGTGGTCAAGATCTGAACCAAGGTGAGACAGATAACGGGTTTGACCAGCTCCCCGTCCCCAAGTGGAGTGACCTTCCTTCTGAGTACAGGGTAATTGGAGACAAGCAGGAGTCAGGTCTTGCTGACCAGAGATTCTGTGACCCAGATAATATCACAACAAATGTTGGAATGGGCTGCTGGCCACATAGCAGCTTCGAGGGGCACAACCATTCCTTCGAATACAAAGAAATCAGAGACAAACAGCAGCCAGAAATTGTCCATAAACCCCTTTTCCCACATCAAAATATGAAGAAAGGAACGGGCTGTGGTGGCTCTCTGATTCCCATAGAGAACTGTCCAGTCAAGCACAGGGGAAATGACTGCTTTAGGACTTCAGTTGCTGCCCACCAAGCCTCTGACACCAGGTAG